From the Natrinema amylolyticum genome, the window GTTCGTATCGGTCGCTACTCTTCGATCGTGAGCACGCCGTTTCGCGCGGAGACGTCGCTCGCCTCCGGCGGAAGCTCAAACTCGAACTGCTCGCCGTCCGCCACGATGATCGCGGTCGAGCCGACGATATCGACCGAGATGTCTGCGGCCGAGCTACCGAAATCGACCGCGATAACGCTACCGTCGCCGTACTCGAACGTACGAATGACCGCGTCCTGGTCGACGTTCTCGAGGGATTGGGGAACCTTCACAGGCGACCGTAGGGACTCAGGTGGTTAAAGGGTCACGCTGGCAGCAACCTGCGGGGTGGCGGTCGGTGCGAACGCGCGATCATCGTCTCGAGTCGCTTGGGCGGGTCCGGATCCTCCCGACATTTATCCCGCATGGCGCGGCCAATCCAGTCCGTCAACGCTATGGACGACCGACGATGAGTACGGGAAGAATGACGAATTGGCGGACGGTGTTCGGCCACACCCAGCCCTACGAGCCGCAGGTCGACGGTATCGAGACGGCCATCGACACCGGACGGGAGGGCGGCTACACCGTCATCGAAGGGGCCTGTGGTACCGGGAAGACGATGATCGCGCTCACCGCGGGGATCGACCTCGTGCGCGATCCGGACACCGATTACGAGCGCGTGCTCGTCCTCACGAGCGTCAAACAGCAACTGCGCCAGTTCGAAGCCGACCTCGAGACGATCAACGAGAACCTGCCGACCGACTGGGACCCGATTTCGGGACTCACGCTGGTCGGGAAGGCCGACGTCTGTCCGTACAACCGCGAGAACGCGGCGGGGATCGACGACGGCAACGTCTACGACCGGTGTGAGACCCTGCGGGATCGCACTCGCGAC encodes:
- a CDS encoding DUF7127 family protein; translated protein: MKVPQSLENVDQDAVIRTFEYGDGSVIAVDFGSSAADISVDIVGSTAIIVADGEQFEFELPPEASDVSARNGVLTIEE